The window CGGTAACGTCGCGCAGGCCGTCTCCCACCAGATTGATCCCCAGCACGAGGATAGCCAGCACCACGCCCGGGATCAGGATGACCCAGGGTTGAAAGAACATGTACGCCTTGCCTTCCGCCACCATCAGTCCCCATGACGGCATCGGCGGCTGTACGCCCAGCCCGAGGAAAGAGAGCGTGGCTTCCAGCAGAATGGCATGGGCAATTTCCAGCGTCGCCACCACCGTCAGCGGACCAAGCAAATTGGGCAGAATTTCCCGCAGCATAATGAACATCGAAGAGGCTCCCAGCGTCTTGGCCGCGGCGATAAACTCCGCTTCGCGCAGCTGCCGGGTGACCGAGCGGGAAACAATCAGGAAGCGATCCCACAGCAGCAA of the Desulfopila inferna genome contains:
- a CDS encoding ABC transporter permease → YILTVRLSMPIILVALATASLVGGSVKVVILLLGLLLWDRFLIVSRSVTRQLREAEFIAAAKTLGASSMFIMLREILPNLLGPLTVVATLEIAHAILLEATLSFLGLGVQPPMPSWGLMVAEGKAYMFFQPWVILIPGVVLAILVLGINLVGDGLRDVT